Proteins from a single region of Desulfobacter postgatei 2ac9:
- a CDS encoding universal stress protein: MYRYKKLMVCLNLDEHDRYLVKYSGFISRMTRSEEVLFVYVYDSFDIPEEIRKIYPQLYSPPEAMVKKQMQKIVAEHFNGHEETAVLFKSMEGPQLGMLISCTKNYDIDLLIVGHNPDDSAGFNWLAEKLARKAFCSLLVIPSNTTAYFDKILVAVDFSDYSLNALDVASAFAKAANLDHLYILNNYQVPTEHHKTGKTYEEFAYIMLENAKSRLRIALSKVDLKSLDIKPIFKKDKNIVSSIRNFSESLGDALIVVGARGRSGNIAAILLGSITEGLIRTTHKPLLAVKEKGQGLNILEAFTSQ; this comes from the coding sequence ATGTATCGATATAAAAAACTGATGGTCTGCCTGAACCTGGACGAACATGATCGGTATCTGGTTAAATACTCAGGATTCATTTCCCGGATGACCAGGTCAGAAGAGGTCCTGTTTGTATATGTGTATGACTCTTTTGATATCCCTGAGGAGATCAGAAAGATTTACCCTCAATTATATTCACCGCCGGAAGCGATGGTGAAAAAACAAATGCAAAAAATCGTGGCTGAGCATTTCAACGGACATGAAGAGACTGCGGTTTTGTTCAAGTCCATGGAAGGGCCCCAGCTGGGCATGCTGATTTCGTGTACGAAAAATTATGATATAGACCTTTTGATCGTCGGCCATAATCCCGACGACTCGGCCGGTTTCAATTGGCTTGCGGAAAAGCTGGCCCGTAAAGCATTTTGCTCTCTCCTGGTTATCCCAAGCAATACCACCGCATATTTTGATAAAATCCTTGTGGCTGTCGATTTCAGTGATTACTCATTGAATGCACTGGATGTGGCCAGTGCATTTGCAAAGGCGGCAAACCTTGATCATCTCTACATATTGAATAATTATCAGGTTCCGACAGAACACCATAAAACAGGTAAGACCTACGAGGAATTTGCCTACATCATGCTTGAGAACGCGAAATCAAGATTGCGGATCGCCTTGTCCAAGGTTGATCTTAAATCCTTGGATATCAAACCAATTTTTAAAAAGGATAAAAATATTGTCAGCAGTATCCGAAACTTTTCAGAAAGCCTGGGGGACGCCCTGATCGTTGTCGGGGCCCGGGGCCGAAGTGGCAATATTGCTGCAATACTTCTAGGCAGTATCACCGAAGGGTTGATCAGAACAACACACAAACCGCTTCTGGCAGTTAAAGAAAAAGGCCAGGGATTAAATATTTTAGAAGCATTTACATCACAATAA
- a CDS encoding MFS transporter — protein sequence MIRRQREIDTPHISWPDKLAYSLPALSLAIIGIPVYVFLPKFYTDTIGLSMSTIGILLMAVRLFDAVTDPVIGYLSDRSAGRFGRRKPYIASGSVGLAISIIFLFKPPVLSGAMINIYFGFWLFALFFFWTLVAIPYESLGPEMTGDYHERTALFSMRDGFLIIGTLLAAGFPMLIDGIMNIMGKVATQRELFSFMAFIFAPLIVIFSFYCIYRIKEKYQQTGSDDLVKGFSAVLKNRPFLILISGYTISAVGSNLPATLILYYVEYVLKAQRAEGFLLIYFLTGIVFLPLWIVVSRKVGKKRAWIISMLINTGAFSGVFFLGPGDAMIYGVLVFFSGIGFGAGLALPSSIQADVIDYDQVLTGQRREGRYIGLWSIAKKLSAALGVGIGLVLLAKAGYQPNAEQPGSAVFMLRVLYALVPCICNILSIVIISFYPISEQAHAQIQREIGRL from the coding sequence ATGATCCGCAGACAAAGAGAAATCGACACGCCCCACATATCATGGCCGGATAAGCTGGCTTATTCATTGCCGGCTCTGTCCCTGGCAATTATAGGCATCCCCGTGTATGTGTTCCTGCCTAAATTTTATACTGATACCATCGGGTTGAGTATGTCCACCATTGGCATTTTGCTGATGGCTGTCCGGTTATTCGATGCAGTGACTGACCCCGTTATCGGTTATTTATCTGACAGGAGCGCGGGCCGTTTCGGGAGACGCAAACCCTATATTGCATCGGGATCTGTGGGTCTGGCAATTTCGATCATCTTTCTGTTCAAGCCACCGGTTTTGTCCGGGGCAATGATCAATATCTATTTTGGTTTCTGGTTGTTTGCCCTGTTTTTTTTCTGGACACTGGTGGCCATCCCCTATGAATCTCTTGGTCCGGAGATGACCGGGGATTACCATGAAAGAACCGCTCTTTTTTCCATGCGCGACGGGTTTTTAATCATTGGAACACTTCTGGCGGCAGGGTTTCCCATGTTAATTGATGGAATAATGAATATAATGGGAAAGGTGGCCACCCAAAGGGAACTATTCTCCTTCATGGCCTTCATATTTGCGCCATTGATTGTCATCTTCTCTTTTTACTGCATCTACCGAATCAAGGAAAAATATCAACAGACCGGCAGTGACGATCTGGTCAAAGGATTTTCAGCGGTACTTAAAAACCGTCCATTTTTAATCCTGATATCCGGATACACCATCAGCGCTGTTGGCAGTAACCTGCCGGCAACGCTGATCCTGTACTATGTGGAGTATGTTCTCAAAGCCCAGAGAGCAGAAGGCTTTTTACTGATCTATTTCTTAACCGGTATTGTGTTCTTGCCACTCTGGATTGTTGTTTCCCGCAAAGTCGGTAAAAAAAGGGCCTGGATCATTTCAATGCTTATCAATACCGGTGCGTTCAGTGGTGTATTTTTTCTGGGGCCCGGCGATGCAATGATATATGGGGTACTGGTATTTTTCTCCGGTATCGGATTTGGTGCCGGGCTTGCACTGCCGTCTTCCATCCAGGCGGATGTAATTGATTATGATCAGGTCTTAACCGGACAGCGGCGGGAAGGCCGCTATATCGGGCTGTGGTCTATTGCGAAAAAATTATCGGCCGCCTTAGGCGTCGGTATTGGACTGGTGCTGCTGGCGAAGGCCGGTTATCAACCCAACGCGGAACAGCCCGGGTCTGCGGTTTTTATGTTGAGAGTGCTTTATGCGCTAGTACCGTGCATCTGCAATATTTTGTCCATTGTCATTATCAGTTTTTATCCGATTTCAGAGCAGGCACATGCTCAAATCCAAAGAGAAATCGGCCGCTTATAA